The bacterium DNA segment GGGTTTACTTTTTTTCATTTTACCCCCTGTTATAAGTGTCAAGTTGTAAGTTTTAAAAGATTTTCAACAGAATTTATTTTTTGCTTAACGCTTAAAACCTAAAACTTGAAACTATTAATGGCTGATAGATTCTCCTATCCACCTGAGATAGTCGTTATTTCCTCCGGTAACCGGAACGGCAATTATTTCAGGGACTTTATAAGAATGCAGTTCTTTTATTCTTTTGGTTACAAAAGGAACATTTTTTTCAAGGGTTTTAATAATTAAAAGGAGTTCCTTCGCGTTGTCGATTTTCCCTTCCCACCAAAATAGAGATTCAACAGATGGAATGATATTTACACATGCCGCCAATTTTTCTTCCAGCAGCGCCATGGTTATTTTTTTTGCTTCCTCGCCAGATGAAACCGTGGAAAATATAATAGTATATGTCATTTGAAATAGGCCCCCGCAAATCTCTTATCTTCTTCTTCCGTAAATTCCTGGAACCAACCGTTATCAAGACCGTATGTTTCTGCCATTTTGATTGTATTTTCATATTCTTCACGGGTAATCTTCCTTGTTAATTCAGGAA contains these protein-coding regions:
- the cutA gene encoding divalent-cation tolerance protein CutA; this translates as MTYTIIFSTVSSGEEAKKITMALLEEKLAACVNIIPSVESLFWWEGKIDNAKELLLIIKTLEKNVPFVTKRIKELHSYKVPEIIAVPVTGGNNDYLRWIGESISH